The following proteins are co-located in the Spinactinospora alkalitolerans genome:
- a CDS encoding ABC transporter ATP-binding protein yields MAKIVLDSVDKVYSGGVKAVDNLNLEIEDGEFMVLVGPSGCGKSTALRMIAGLEEITDGTLAIGDKVVNDLPPKNRDIAMVFQNYALYPHMTVEQNLAFGLKLRKTSKTEIERRVKEAAAMLGLEPYLKRKPAALSGGQRQRVAMGRAIVREPQAFLMDEPLSNLDAKLRVQMRASLNQLHERLGVTTVYVTHDQTEAMTLGDRVAVLRDGRLQQVDTPKNLFDQPVNLFVAGFIGSPAMNFVSAQLEQDGDGAVLKFADHSLPVTSEDLQARQGLRDYLGREIVLGIRPSDFDDADLAVHGGGTMEVVAQITEELGTEINVIFTVDAPPLEHEDAAALAADAADGEDEDAALPLAGDKSFFTARVNPRSGVRPGQPITLAIDTRQLHYFDKVTGLAIGHPANVGAAAAV; encoded by the coding sequence ATGGCCAAGATCGTCCTCGACAGTGTCGACAAGGTGTATTCGGGCGGCGTCAAGGCCGTTGACAACCTGAACCTGGAGATCGAAGACGGCGAGTTCATGGTGCTCGTCGGTCCGTCGGGCTGCGGCAAGTCCACCGCGCTGCGGATGATCGCCGGCCTGGAGGAGATCACCGACGGAACGCTCGCCATCGGCGACAAGGTCGTCAACGACCTGCCCCCCAAGAACCGCGACATCGCGATGGTCTTCCAGAACTACGCGCTCTACCCGCACATGACCGTCGAGCAGAACCTCGCCTTCGGCCTGAAGCTGCGCAAGACCTCCAAGACCGAGATCGAGCGCCGGGTGAAGGAGGCCGCCGCGATGCTCGGCCTGGAGCCCTACCTCAAGCGCAAGCCGGCCGCGCTGTCGGGCGGTCAGCGCCAGCGCGTGGCGATGGGCCGCGCCATCGTCCGCGAGCCGCAGGCGTTCCTGATGGACGAGCCGCTGTCCAACCTCGACGCCAAGCTGCGGGTGCAGATGCGCGCCTCGCTGAACCAGTTGCACGAGCGCCTGGGCGTCACCACCGTCTACGTCACCCACGACCAGACCGAGGCGATGACCCTGGGCGACCGGGTCGCGGTGCTGCGCGACGGCAGGCTGCAGCAGGTCGACACCCCGAAGAACCTGTTCGACCAGCCGGTCAACCTGTTCGTCGCCGGGTTCATCGGCTCCCCCGCCATGAACTTCGTGTCCGCGCAGCTTGAGCAGGACGGCGACGGCGCCGTCCTGAAGTTCGCCGACCACAGCCTGCCGGTGACGTCCGAGGACCTCCAGGCCCGCCAGGGCCTGCGCGACTACCTCGGCCGCGAGATCGTGCTGGGCATCCGGCCCTCCGACTTCGACGACGCCGACCTGGCCGTGCACGGCGGCGGCACGATGGAGGTCGTCGCCCAGATCACCGAGGAGCTCGGTACCGAGATCAACGTCATCTTCACCGTCGACGCCCCGCCGCTGGAGCACGAGGACGCCGCCGCGCTGGCCGCCGACGCCGCCGACGGCGAGGACGAGGACGCGGCGCTGCCGCTCGCGGGCGACAAGTCCTTCTTCACCGCCCGCGTCAACCCGCGCAGCGGCGTGCGCCCCGGCCAGCCCATCACGCTGGCCATCGACACCCGCCAGCTGCACTACTTCGACAAGGTGACCGGCCTGGCCATCGGCCACCCGGCCAACGTCGGGGCCGCGGCCGCCGTCTAG
- the lnt gene encoding apolipoprotein N-acyltransferase, translated as MVAEGTQPVEERSSGSGSDAGTGGVPARRGRLGLLLRALAALASGLAQLAALPPYGLWVLAPLSAALLLWAVHGVRARRAAWLGLLAGAALMVPLIKWQEVFGADVWLVIAAAETVYFVPMAMGIALVSRLPGWVVWTSALWVAQEFVRARFPLGGFPWGKLAFSQPDTVFTGYAALGSSALVTFTVALTGALLVAAVRAVARARRGGDPAGGVRSLANHLVVILAVAVAGAFAPAIGAPERDHTATVALVQGNVPGVGEMNILGERMQVLTNHVEGVHELAERVRAGEVDQPDLVVLPENASDIDTYADPAAAELIQQAAEDVGAPLLFGITRYSEDGTQRWIRSVVWDPEDGPGEYYTKRYLVPFGEYVPFRDFFASIVSRLEQVGSDAVPGTEPGALRMGDTTVATAICFDVAFDRPVRESVAAGGQIIAVPTNNANYNFTGQSDQQLAITQLRAVEHGRPAVVASTSGVSAVVATDGTVTYRSPEAEPAVHVAQVPAMAGLTPATRLGVFPEAVLTLLGVGAVAAAVALERRSRRPGPRLWAKGS; from the coding sequence GTGGTAGCTGAGGGCACCCAGCCCGTGGAGGAGCGGTCCTCCGGGAGCGGGAGCGATGCCGGTACCGGAGGAGTCCCCGCGCGGCGCGGGCGCCTCGGCCTCCTCCTGCGGGCACTGGCCGCGCTCGCCTCCGGCCTGGCCCAGCTCGCCGCGCTGCCGCCCTACGGCCTGTGGGTCCTGGCCCCGCTGAGCGCGGCGCTGCTCCTGTGGGCCGTGCACGGGGTGCGGGCGCGCCGAGCCGCGTGGCTGGGCCTGCTCGCGGGCGCGGCCCTCATGGTGCCGCTGATCAAGTGGCAGGAGGTCTTCGGCGCCGACGTCTGGCTCGTCATCGCGGCGGCCGAGACGGTCTACTTCGTCCCCATGGCCATGGGGATCGCCCTGGTGTCCCGGCTGCCCGGCTGGGTGGTGTGGACCAGCGCCCTGTGGGTCGCCCAGGAGTTCGTGCGCGCCCGCTTCCCGCTGGGCGGCTTCCCGTGGGGCAAGCTGGCCTTCAGCCAGCCCGACACCGTCTTCACCGGCTACGCCGCGCTGGGCTCCTCGGCACTGGTCACCTTCACCGTCGCGCTGACCGGAGCGCTGCTGGTCGCCGCGGTGCGGGCGGTCGCGCGCGCCCGCCGCGGCGGCGACCCGGCCGGCGGGGTCCGGTCGCTGGCCAATCACCTCGTCGTGATCCTGGCCGTCGCGGTCGCCGGGGCCTTCGCCCCGGCCATCGGCGCGCCGGAGCGCGACCACACCGCCACGGTCGCGCTCGTGCAGGGCAACGTGCCCGGCGTGGGGGAGATGAACATCCTCGGCGAGCGCATGCAGGTGCTGACCAACCACGTCGAGGGCGTGCACGAACTCGCCGAGCGGGTCCGCGCGGGCGAGGTGGACCAGCCTGATCTGGTGGTCCTGCCGGAGAACGCCAGCGACATCGACACCTACGCCGACCCCGCCGCCGCCGAACTCATCCAGCAAGCCGCCGAGGACGTCGGCGCGCCCCTGCTGTTCGGCATCACCAGATACAGCGAGGACGGCACTCAGCGCTGGATCCGCAGCGTCGTGTGGGACCCCGAGGACGGGCCCGGGGAGTACTACACCAAGCGCTACCTGGTGCCCTTCGGCGAGTATGTGCCGTTCCGGGACTTCTTCGCCTCGATCGTGTCCCGGCTGGAGCAGGTCGGCAGCGACGCCGTGCCCGGGACCGAACCGGGGGCGCTGCGCATGGGCGACACCACCGTCGCCACCGCCATCTGCTTCGACGTCGCCTTCGACCGGCCGGTGCGCGAGTCGGTGGCCGCGGGCGGACAGATCATCGCGGTCCCCACCAACAACGCCAACTACAACTTCACCGGCCAGTCCGACCAGCAGTTGGCCATCACCCAACTGCGCGCCGTCGAGCACGGCCGGCCCGCGGTGGTCGCCTCCACCAGCGGCGTCAGCGCGGTCGTGGCCACCGACGGCACCGTGACCTACCGCTCCCCGGAGGCCGAGCCGGCCGTCCACGTCGCCCAGGTGCCGGCGATGGCGGGCCTGACCCCGGCCACCAGGCTGGGCGTGTTCCCCGAGGCGGTCCTGACGCTGCTCGGAGTCGGCGCCGTCGCCGCGGCGGTCGCGCTGGAGCGCCGCTCGCGCCGACCGGGGCCCCGCCTCTGGGCCAAGGGATCTTGA
- a CDS encoding ABC transporter ATP-binding protein → MAKVQLAQVSKVYPDGTRAVDGLDLDIAEGEFLVLVGPSGCGKTTALRMVAGLEEISTGQLRIGDRVVNQVPARDRDVAMVFQSYALYPHLSVRNNIAFGLQLRKTPKGEIDRRVEEAARTLGLTEHLDRKPRNLSGGQRQRVAMGRAIVRKPQAFLMDEPLSNLDAKLRVQMRAEISRIQRGLGVTTVYVTHDQVEAMTLGDRVAVLKKGVLQQVAPPQELYDRPTNLFVAGFIGSPAMNLLRGALSADGDAAALAIGGQGLAVPASLLRARPGLRDYIGRDVAVGIRPEDMEDADIGGAGAADGAVLTSTTELVEALGSELLAHFRIDASPVVTEDTRELARDAGADEVDDADRAGSDMIARFSPRSTAAIGRPVRVRVDTERLYFFDPDTGAAIWGDPAHPVHQKKEGTHA, encoded by the coding sequence GTGGCGAAGGTCCAATTGGCCCAGGTCAGCAAGGTCTATCCCGATGGCACCCGCGCGGTGGACGGCCTCGACCTCGACATCGCCGAAGGCGAGTTCCTCGTCCTGGTCGGGCCGTCGGGCTGCGGCAAGACCACGGCGCTGCGCATGGTCGCCGGGCTGGAGGAGATCAGCACCGGGCAGTTGCGCATCGGCGACCGCGTCGTCAACCAGGTGCCCGCACGCGACCGCGACGTCGCCATGGTCTTCCAGAGCTACGCGCTCTACCCCCACCTGTCGGTCCGCAACAACATCGCCTTCGGCCTGCAACTGCGCAAGACCCCCAAGGGCGAGATCGACCGCAGGGTGGAGGAGGCCGCCCGCACCCTCGGGCTCACCGAGCACCTCGACCGCAAGCCGCGCAACCTCTCCGGCGGTCAGCGCCAGCGGGTGGCCATGGGCCGCGCCATCGTGCGCAAGCCCCAGGCGTTCCTGATGGACGAGCCGCTGTCCAACCTCGACGCCAAGCTGCGGGTGCAGATGCGCGCCGAGATCTCGCGGATCCAGCGCGGCCTCGGCGTCACCACCGTCTACGTCACCCACGACCAGGTCGAGGCGATGACCCTGGGCGACCGGGTCGCCGTGCTGAAGAAGGGCGTGCTGCAGCAGGTCGCCCCGCCCCAGGAGCTCTACGACCGCCCCACCAACCTCTTCGTCGCCGGCTTCATCGGGTCCCCGGCGATGAACCTGCTGCGCGGCGCGCTCTCGGCCGACGGCGACGCGGCCGCGCTGGCCATCGGCGGCCAGGGTCTGGCCGTGCCGGCCTCGCTGCTGCGGGCGCGCCCGGGGCTGCGCGACTACATCGGCCGCGACGTCGCCGTCGGCATCAGGCCCGAGGACATGGAGGACGCCGACATCGGCGGCGCCGGCGCCGCCGATGGGGCCGTGCTCACCTCCACCACCGAACTGGTCGAGGCGCTCGGCTCCGAGCTGCTCGCGCATTTCCGCATCGACGCGTCCCCCGTCGTCACCGAGGACACCCGCGAGCTCGCCCGCGACGCGGGCGCCGACGAGGTCGACGACGCCGACCGGGCCGGCAGCGACATGATCGCCCGGTTCAGCCCGCGTTCCACCGCGGCGATCGGCCGCCCGGTGCGGGTGCGCGTCGACACCGAACGGCTCTACTTCTTCGATCCCGATACGGGCGCGGCGATCTGGGGGGACCCCGCCCACCCCGTGCACCAGAAGAAAGAGGGAACCCATGCCTGA
- a CDS encoding ABC transporter substrate-binding protein: MPEHKRNARAVPAVAAAAAAAVALAAAACAPGGGENGGGTAGGGDLDGAELLVAAKWTGVEQENFEQVLDLFEEQTGATVTYDSTGEDTGAYLGPRIEGGNPPDVAILPQPGLVSEYAAQDALFPLEGDAEAALAENYSDYWQELGSVDDQTYGIMLKAAHKSIIWYRPEAFDEAGVEAPQTWDALVDDTAGTLSDAGITPFAMCGASGWTLTDWFENVYLSQAGPENYDRLAAHEIEWTDDSVVQALETLADVWGEESLMNGGTDGAVQTDFPTCVTQVYGQQQAAMVYEADFVAANVVESGAEVGVDALAFPFPAVGEAPPVVVGGDIAVAMSEDEGTQRLLAFLASPEAGTTWAELGGYLSPNGNVPADAYADEFTQQLAQTILDAGEDVRYDLSDQVPSTFGATEGSGMWAILQDFLRDPSDPEAAAERLEQAASDADE, translated from the coding sequence ATGCCTGAGCACAAGAGGAACGCGCGCGCCGTGCCCGCGGTCGCGGCCGCGGCCGCGGCCGCGGTGGCGCTGGCCGCCGCTGCCTGCGCACCGGGCGGGGGCGAGAACGGCGGCGGGACCGCCGGCGGCGGCGACCTCGACGGCGCCGAACTCCTCGTCGCCGCCAAGTGGACCGGCGTCGAGCAGGAGAACTTCGAGCAGGTCCTCGACCTGTTCGAGGAGCAGACCGGGGCCACCGTCACCTACGACTCCACCGGCGAGGACACCGGGGCCTACCTCGGCCCGCGCATCGAGGGCGGCAACCCTCCCGACGTGGCGATTCTGCCGCAGCCCGGCCTGGTCTCGGAGTACGCGGCCCAGGACGCCCTGTTCCCCCTGGAGGGCGACGCCGAGGCCGCGCTGGCCGAGAACTACAGCGACTACTGGCAGGAACTGGGCTCGGTCGACGACCAGACCTACGGCATCATGCTCAAGGCCGCGCACAAGTCGATCATCTGGTACCGGCCCGAGGCCTTCGACGAGGCGGGGGTCGAGGCGCCCCAGACCTGGGACGCCCTGGTCGACGACACCGCGGGCACCCTCTCCGACGCCGGCATCACCCCGTTCGCGATGTGCGGCGCGTCCGGCTGGACGCTGACCGACTGGTTCGAGAACGTCTACCTCTCCCAGGCCGGCCCGGAGAACTACGACCGGCTCGCCGCGCACGAGATCGAGTGGACCGACGACAGCGTCGTCCAGGCGCTGGAGACCCTCGCCGACGTCTGGGGCGAGGAGAGCCTGATGAACGGCGGCACCGACGGCGCGGTGCAGACCGACTTCCCGACCTGCGTCACCCAGGTCTACGGCCAGCAGCAGGCGGCGATGGTCTACGAGGCCGACTTCGTGGCCGCCAACGTCGTGGAGTCCGGGGCCGAGGTCGGCGTCGACGCCCTGGCGTTCCCGTTCCCCGCCGTGGGCGAGGCTCCGCCGGTGGTGGTCGGCGGCGACATCGCCGTGGCCATGAGCGAGGACGAGGGGACCCAGCGACTGCTCGCCTTCCTGGCCTCGCCCGAGGCCGGCACCACCTGGGCCGAGCTGGGCGGCTACCTCTCGCCCAACGGCAACGTCCCCGCCGACGCCTACGCCGACGAGTTCACCCAGCAGCTCGCCCAGACGATCCTGGACGCCGGCGAGGACGTCCGCTACGACCTCTCCGACCAGGTCCCCAGCACCTTCGGCGCCACCGAGGGGTCGGGCATGTGGGCGATCCTGCAGGACTTCCTGCGCGACCCGAGCGACCCGGAGGCGGCGGCCGAGCGGTTGGAGCAGGCCGCCTCCGACGCCGATGAGTGA
- a CDS encoding nitroreductase family deazaflavin-dependent oxidoreductase — MLFGDEHVRKYRETGGEVGHDWQGVSTLLLTTTGRRSGRERTTPLIYRRDGADHVIVASAGGQPGHPAWYHNLSTDPEVTVQVKDDRFPARARTATEEEKARLWPRMAEVWPDYDEYQTKTDRPIPVVILERRD; from the coding sequence GTGCTTTTCGGAGACGAACACGTGCGCAAGTACCGGGAGACCGGCGGCGAGGTCGGACACGACTGGCAGGGCGTGTCCACGCTGCTGCTCACCACCACCGGCCGCCGCTCGGGCCGGGAGCGGACCACGCCGCTGATCTACCGCCGCGACGGCGCCGACCACGTCATCGTCGCCTCGGCCGGCGGTCAGCCCGGCCACCCGGCCTGGTACCACAACCTGTCGACCGACCCCGAGGTCACCGTGCAGGTGAAGGACGACCGCTTCCCCGCGCGCGCCAGGACCGCCACCGAGGAGGAGAAGGCGCGGCTGTGGCCGCGGATGGCCGAGGTCTGGCCGGACTACGACGAGTACCAGACCAAGACCGACCGGCCGATCCCCGTCGTCATCCTGGAGCGGCGGGACTGA
- a CDS encoding carbohydrate ABC transporter permease: MTTSSEKAAQRPREHGSDAGAGEAEAPRRSVASRIVNRLGSGAVQVVLVVIGVFWLLPTLGLFVASLRSPQDNSAGGWWTVFLEPSQLTLENYAGLLANDTFVASFWNTIAITVPSTVLIVVIASLAAYAFAWLDFPGRDWLFLGVVGLLVVPLQVALIPIARLYGSVGVFGSIPGVVLFHVGFGLPFAIFLLRNFFAGIPRDLLEAARMDGGKEFTIFRRVILPLGGPAIASLTIFQFLWVWNDLLVALVFADTSAQPMTKALQSEMRQFGANIDVLASGAFLSLVVPLVVFFAFQRYFVQGVMAGAVK; encoded by the coding sequence GTGACCACATCATCGGAGAAGGCGGCGCAGCGGCCGCGCGAGCACGGGAGCGACGCCGGCGCGGGCGAGGCCGAGGCGCCGCGCCGGTCGGTGGCGAGCCGGATCGTGAACCGGCTGGGATCGGGCGCGGTCCAGGTGGTGCTCGTCGTCATCGGCGTGTTCTGGCTGCTGCCGACGCTGGGGCTGTTCGTGGCCAGTCTGCGCAGCCCGCAGGACAACAGCGCCGGCGGGTGGTGGACGGTGTTCCTGGAGCCCTCCCAGTTGACCCTGGAGAACTACGCCGGCCTGCTGGCCAACGACACCTTCGTGGCCTCCTTCTGGAACACGATCGCGATCACGGTGCCCTCCACGGTCCTCATCGTGGTCATCGCCTCGCTGGCCGCCTACGCCTTCGCCTGGCTGGACTTCCCCGGCCGCGACTGGCTGTTCCTCGGCGTGGTCGGCCTGCTGGTGGTCCCGCTGCAGGTGGCGCTCATCCCGATCGCCCGGCTCTACGGCTCGGTGGGCGTCTTCGGCTCGATCCCCGGCGTGGTGCTGTTCCACGTCGGCTTCGGCCTGCCGTTCGCGATCTTCCTGCTGCGCAACTTCTTCGCGGGCATCCCCCGCGACCTGCTGGAGGCCGCGCGCATGGACGGCGGCAAGGAGTTCACCATCTTCCGCAGGGTCATCCTGCCGCTGGGCGGCCCGGCCATCGCCTCGCTGACCATCTTCCAGTTCCTGTGGGTCTGGAACGACCTGCTGGTGGCGCTGGTGTTCGCCGACACCTCGGCCCAGCCCATGACCAAGGCGCTGCAGTCGGAGATGCGCCAGTTCGGCGCCAACATCGACGTGCTCGCCTCCGGGGCGTTCCTGTCGCTGGTCGTCCCGCTGGTGGTGTTCTTCGCCTTCCAGCGCTACTTCGTCCAGGGCGTCATGGCCGGCGCGGTGAAGTGA
- a CDS encoding HAD-IIA family hydrolase, whose protein sequence is MDMDGVLVREEQLVPGADAFIGELRDRGTPFMVLTNNSIYTPRDLRARLLRTGLDVPEGSIWTSALATAQFLDQQRPGGSAYVVGESGLTTALHSVGYVLTDRDPDYVVLGETRTYSFEAITRAIRLVESGARFIATNPDEKGPSREGPLPATGAVAALIEKATGRAPYYVGKPNPLMMRSALRAIKAHSENTLMIGDRMDTDVRSGLEAGLQTILVLSGISGAETAELFPYRPTTVRGSVADLIGRTENPFDPQD, encoded by the coding sequence ATGGACATGGACGGCGTGCTCGTGCGCGAGGAGCAGCTCGTCCCCGGGGCCGATGCCTTCATCGGCGAACTGCGCGACAGGGGCACCCCCTTCATGGTGCTGACCAACAACTCCATCTACACGCCGCGCGACCTGCGGGCCAGGCTGCTGCGCACCGGCCTGGACGTCCCCGAGGGGTCGATCTGGACCTCGGCGCTGGCCACCGCCCAGTTCCTGGACCAGCAGCGGCCCGGCGGCTCGGCCTACGTGGTGGGGGAGTCCGGGCTGACCACGGCGCTGCACAGCGTCGGCTACGTGCTGACCGACCGCGACCCCGACTACGTCGTGCTGGGCGAGACCCGCACCTACAGCTTCGAGGCGATCACCCGCGCGATCCGGCTGGTCGAGAGCGGCGCGCGGTTCATCGCCACCAACCCCGACGAGAAGGGGCCCAGCCGCGAGGGCCCGCTGCCGGCCACCGGGGCCGTCGCCGCGCTGATCGAGAAGGCCACCGGGCGCGCCCCCTACTACGTCGGCAAGCCCAACCCGCTGATGATGCGCTCGGCCCTGCGCGCGATCAAGGCGCACTCGGAGAACACCCTGATGATCGGGGACCGGATGGACACCGACGTGCGTTCGGGCCTGGAGGCCGGGCTGCAGACCATCCTGGTGCTCAGCGGCATCTCCGGCGCCGAGACCGCCGAGCTCTTCCCCTACCGGCCCACCACGGTCCGCGGATCGGTCGCCGACCTGATCGGCCGCACCGAGAACCCCTTCGACCCGCAGGACTGA
- a CDS encoding RNA polymerase-binding protein RbpA yields MAERALRGTRLGATSYENDRNTDLAPRQEVTYDCPRGHRFSVTFATEAEIPSSWECRFCGDNALMVDGEQPQQKKTKPTRTHWDMLLERRSMEDLEEVLAERLALLRARRKEEQEHLHSLARQR; encoded by the coding sequence ATGGCCGAGCGAGCACTTCGCGGGACACGACTCGGGGCGACCAGCTACGAGAACGACCGCAACACCGACCTGGCACCGCGCCAAGAGGTTACCTACGACTGCCCCCGGGGTCATCGCTTCTCCGTCACCTTCGCGACCGAGGCCGAGATCCCGTCGAGCTGGGAGTGCCGCTTCTGCGGCGACAACGCGCTGATGGTCGACGGCGAGCAGCCGCAGCAGAAGAAGACCAAGCCCACGCGCACGCACTGGGACATGCTGCTGGAGCGCCGCAGCATGGAGGACCTCGAAGAGGTCCTGGCCGAGCGCCTGGCGCTGCTGCGCGCGCGCCGCAAGGAGGAGCAGGAGCACCTGCACAGCCTGGCCCGGCAGCGCTAG
- a CDS encoding ABC transporter permease subunit has protein sequence MPKTGRPRVVTPVATAGAAPRASRSGRLGPPSWLAAVFLLPALLFLGAYMVYPILFSIYRSLWDATGLDFVGLANYAEMFTDPSTFVALRNNVVWVVVAPTAVTVAGLIFAVLTERIRWSTAFKIVVFMPMAISFLASGVIFRLVYEQDPERGLANAVLTTVRDTVAPTASHPDARPRPEAPLTEAEGGGYELDRPVAAGADPVLLPLVGVQADSVGDAVPAAAPQATGDGVSGTVWVDFTRGGEGTPGTIDPTEAGLPGVRVQAVRDGEVAATATTADDGTFALEGLGEGEYTVRLAADNFTEPYNGVNWLGPTLITPAIIGAYLWVWAGFAMVLIAAGLAAIPREALEAARVDGATEWQVFRRVTVPLLSPVLLVVFVTLMIYVLKIFDLVFIIAPGSVQADANVLALEMWRVSFGGGNDQGLGSALAVFLLLLVVPAMIFQIRRFRQENQ, from the coding sequence ATGCCGAAGACCGGGAGGCCGAGGGTCGTGACGCCGGTCGCGACCGCCGGTGCGGCCCCGCGGGCGTCGAGGTCGGGCCGGCTCGGCCCGCCCTCGTGGCTGGCGGCGGTGTTCCTGCTGCCCGCGCTGCTGTTCCTCGGCGCCTACATGGTCTATCCGATCCTGTTCTCGATCTACCGCAGCCTCTGGGACGCCACGGGTCTCGACTTCGTGGGCCTGGCCAACTACGCGGAGATGTTCACCGACCCCAGCACCTTCGTGGCGCTGCGCAACAACGTCGTCTGGGTGGTGGTCGCCCCGACCGCGGTCACCGTCGCCGGCCTGATCTTCGCGGTGCTCACCGAGCGGATCCGCTGGTCGACGGCTTTCAAGATCGTGGTGTTCATGCCGATGGCGATCTCCTTCCTCGCCTCCGGCGTCATCTTCCGGCTGGTCTACGAGCAGGATCCGGAGCGGGGCCTGGCCAACGCGGTCCTCACCACCGTGCGCGACACGGTCGCGCCCACCGCCTCCCACCCCGACGCCCGGCCGCGGCCGGAGGCGCCGCTGACCGAGGCCGAGGGCGGCGGCTACGAACTGGACCGGCCCGTCGCCGCCGGCGCCGACCCGGTCCTGCTGCCGCTGGTCGGCGTGCAGGCCGACTCGGTCGGCGACGCGGTGCCGGCCGCGGCGCCGCAGGCAACCGGCGACGGCGTCTCCGGCACCGTCTGGGTGGACTTCACCCGCGGCGGCGAGGGCACCCCCGGCACCATCGACCCCACCGAGGCGGGCCTGCCGGGCGTGCGGGTGCAGGCGGTGCGCGACGGCGAGGTGGCCGCGACGGCCACCACCGCCGACGACGGCACGTTCGCCCTCGAAGGGCTGGGGGAGGGCGAGTACACCGTCCGGCTGGCCGCGGACAACTTCACCGAGCCCTACAACGGCGTCAACTGGCTGGGCCCCACCCTCATCACCCCCGCCATCATCGGCGCCTACCTGTGGGTGTGGGCCGGGTTCGCGATGGTGCTGATCGCCGCGGGCCTGGCGGCGATCCCGCGCGAGGCGCTGGAGGCGGCACGGGTCGACGGCGCGACCGAGTGGCAGGTGTTCCGCAGGGTCACGGTGCCGCTGCTGTCGCCGGTGCTGCTGGTCGTCTTCGTCACGCTGATGATCTACGTGCTCAAGATCTTCGACCTCGTGTTCATCATCGCGCCCGGGTCGGTGCAGGCCGACGCCAACGTGCTCGCCCTGGAGATGTGGCGGGTGTCCTTCGGGGGCGGCAACGACCAGGGGTTGGGCAGCGCACTGGCGGTGTTCCTGCTGCTGCTCGTCGTCCCCGCGATGATCTTCCAGATCCGGCGGTTCCGGCAGGAGAACCAGTGA
- a CDS encoding FxsA family protein: MPLLIGIALMALPFLEIWAMILVGQQIGAAWTIAALFALSVAGMLVIRRAGTRAFRDVDAAMRTGTPPRTGGLDMLMLFVGGVLLVVPGFITAVLGLALSLPFTRPALRWAFTGWARRRMERMNATVDGDARNGPLGAHLGARRPDAAARPPGSGKVVQGHVVTEDEHRD; encoded by the coding sequence ATGCCGCTGCTTATCGGAATCGCACTGATGGCGCTGCCGTTCCTGGAGATCTGGGCGATGATCCTGGTCGGTCAGCAGATCGGGGCGGCCTGGACCATCGCGGCCCTGTTCGCGCTCAGCGTGGCCGGGATGCTGGTGATCAGGCGCGCCGGGACCCGGGCCTTCCGCGACGTCGACGCGGCGATGCGCACCGGGACCCCGCCGCGCACCGGCGGCCTCGACATGCTGATGCTGTTCGTCGGCGGCGTCCTGCTGGTCGTCCCCGGCTTCATCACCGCCGTGCTCGGGCTCGCGCTGTCGCTGCCCTTCACCCGCCCCGCGCTGCGCTGGGCGTTCACCGGCTGGGCCCGGCGCAGGATGGAGCGGATGAACGCCACCGTCGACGGCGACGCCCGCAACGGCCCCCTCGGCGCGCACCTGGGCGCCCGCCGGCCGGACGCCGCCGCCCGCCCGCCGGGCAGCGGCAAGGTCGTCCAGGGCCACGTGGTCACCGAGGACGAGCACCGCGACTGA